The sequence below is a genomic window from Dermacentor albipictus isolate Rhodes 1998 colony chromosome 2, USDA_Dalb.pri_finalv2, whole genome shotgun sequence.
actcttgagtacaaatcaagacaTATTTATGGTAAACTAAACATTTTTACAACATGAAACAATAAAATACAGCTGACTACGCTGACTGCACATGTGCTTCTTTCTCTACGGTTCTTTAGATCAGAAGCGTAGCGCGcactgccccctggtgccgcactctgtgaGCGCAATGAACAAAACAGAATCGTTTTGGTATTTTTGCTCTAGTTGCTGGAACAGTAAAATAATTACTTGACAATTATTTGAATTGtgaaagaggagaacgctttctctcccacaaggtAGTGCATATTATACAAAGAGATAGAGAATGCAAGAagagaggcagggaggtcaaccagaaggtTTGCTTCGGCGGCTAGCAAACTCCAGTGTTCCAATGCACTGCAGAGCAGTGCACTTCCATGCGTCAATAAGCTCTAGTATAGGACTAATTTGGGCTGATTGGCACGTTTAATtaaagggtatatatatatatatatatatatatatatatatatatatatatatatatatggatacaACACATGGAACAAATGATGTTGCATGCTGCGTCAAAAGCTTGACTCGGTACGCCAAGCCGGCCCTAggcgttctttctttcattttcgttTTTGTTGTCTTTTTGGCAGTACATACAATACTACCACGGTACTAGGTCCTTCATCTTGGGTCACCGTCCCATAATGTGCACACATATCGGCGCGTGCTCGCGATCTTTATTTTGCCGTACAAGAACGTGCGTGCTCAACGGTCTTGTTTTAAGGTGAAGCGCCCAATGTTTGtgattacatcttaccgcaaaAATTGACAACACATGAACAGGGAAGATTATGCCTAATCGTTGTGTGTCAGTGAATGGACGGTTACTGACAGAGACGAGATATTCTGGTAATATTGGGGGACTGAGTTAAACCAACTAAATTATAGTTCAGTGAAGTCCTTTTTCTCTTGGGTTAATTGCTTCCCGCATCCAAAAATTTCCCCCTACCGTTGCTATTGGATCTACAGGCCGCCAGttcccttcgagaccatttgttgcTAAATGTACACGCTGGTACAGTCATTATACCACTCCTTGCGTTTCCGTACTGAATTatagtgcgcacaatttttggcgtagaGCAGCGATGGCTTTCCCACTGCACCAGCACCTGAGAGCCACACGTTTCTTGACATAGGCAAGTATGCCCACGGTTATTCGTTCACTTAAACATATGTGATGCATAATTACCTACGAAACGCTTAATTCGAGAACATTTCAAGCAGACGCATATATTTGCGgatatgatcagcgttacaagGTCCGTATGCGCGAACCGCGGCCCGAATAGGGGATGCGtatatattaggggtgtgcgaatattcgaaatttcgaatacgaatcgaatattttccttattcgaagcgtactcgattcgagaaatgcatattcggaaattcccgaatattcgaagaTGGCCCAATAAcggtagaaacggcgaatattctgacAGGCGGAATAATTGAACAATTAGCGAATTATATGCTTCCTCCGCGTTCTCctcagaacatgtttattcactgagaacttcgcatcACCGGCTCACTatttgtatgctctgtttcagtctatctgcatgaCGCTCGTGAGACAcgatcagtttcagtttatttttacCAACCTTTAGTCTATGGCTCTTTCATAACCATATATGATGTCCTTTAGGGCTCTGTAACTATATGCGATTAAATATGTACCCCCAAAGCGTCACCTGGACAATCTTTAGATGTTTGGAAATTAACAAGAAATAAATATGTCCGAGGAGAACGTTGCATCGCCATCGACGAGTCCCGCCTTGTGTTCCCGCTTTTCTCATGTAATCGCGGCTCTCTGCTACCTGCTGCGCTGCTTCTTCTCGAGACAAACGCAAAACACGCTAACTTCGCCACTGCGCTATTAGCAACTATCTCAGTGCTGATACAGACCTCGATCAGGCGTGTTCTCTAAGAATGGCATCAACTGCAGGTGACGAGCTaccgagcaagcaagaaaagaaagccggaagaagtctcctttggcggcacTATACAAAGCTCTCGCCGTCGACAGCTCTGTGTAAGTCGTGCGAACATACTCTTGAAATaccagcgggaatgaccactacTGTTCAAAATCAGATGAAGCAGCACCCTTTGGTGATGGAAGAGTACCAAAAAGAGGCCACTGCGAATCCTCCATTGAAGAATCAACCGACACTGGATGGCCTACTTCAGCAGAGACAGCAGTCATTGTCTCAGGAGAAAGAAAACGCATTTCACCAGAATGTGGCAGCCATTCATTTCTTCACCATTTCTGCCACATCAGTTCAAAGCACTGGTCGAAGCAGCTGTAGAGTCGTGCTACAATCAGCCACCTCGAACGAAAATGTCGCGTGTGCTCGTCCCGCGCATGTACAACGAGACAACAGCAAAGGTACGACACGAGCTGCTAAAAGTACTTGAACATGGAACAAGCACTCTCGCTATTACGAGCGATATCTGGACGTCGCGTGCCAACGAGGGGTTTGTAAGCCTCACGTGTCATTTtcctgcggtgaagttcgacatgaAAAAGTTGACTTTGAACACGCGACACATGCCGGAGAGTCACACGGCTGTGAACATAGCTGCGTCATTGGAGCAGCTATGCACCGACTGGGAGATACCAATCGACTGCGTGAAGTACATCGTGTCGAACAGCGGCCGCAGTATCCAAGCAGCTGCAATATCCGAGTGGCTGCAATATCCGAGCGGTAGCCAGGAGAGTGCCTTAGCTCCAGCGAGCCTGCTTTGCGCACACTCTGCACTTAGTGATCAACAATGAAATGTCGTGTATTCCGACAATCAACACACTCTGCAAGAAGGCTAAAGCGATTATAGGGAATTGGAAGCATAGCCCTAGTGCACACAAAAGACTTGTCGATCTGCAGACGTAGCTgaacaaagacgtgctctatgttgtgtAGGATGTTGACACAAGATGGAACAGTCAGTACCTCATCCTCTCAGGGCTCCTTGAACTCAGAGTCTATCAGAGTTGAACTCACCTTTTCGGACACGAGTTTAGATACCTTTAACTCTGCAAAGTGAAGAGATGCCGTGGAGTTCTTGGAGGCATCGAAGACCTTATTTGACGaaactgtgatcttaagtgctggaaAGTACCCGTCATTGTCCTgtcaaattccaattatttttggaatgctgcatTGCCTGGAAGAGTGCAAAGGCAGCTCGGCGTTTGCTAACAATCTCGCAAAATCTGTCAAGACCCGTTTCGCTGAGTGAGAATTTGACGAGGTGGTCAACCTGTTTCTTGATCCAAGCTTTGTGTTCATCAGGCGTCTGGTTAGATTATCTGGCATTGCAACAAGGGAGCTCCGCGCAGCTCGCCCAGTGAGGACACTGCCATGCCAGCGTCGTGTCCTGGTGGCCACTGTATGGAAAGCTTTTGACGgtctagtgatgaacaaggagaaCGCACACTTGGTATCTGCCTctcagagggaagttacagactatacGGAAAAGCATCTTCTCgaaaggggcaaggatccttgtgagtggtaGCAGTCCATTGGCCTCTTCACGTACTCGTCCACAAATACTTCGTCATCGCTGCCATTTCAGTTCCAAGTGAAAGTCTTTTCTACCGTTTGaattgttgtcacagtgcatacagcgcgtttactttctgaacatgttgagcagttaaTTTCCTTCATGATAATCACTAAAAAGTGCGTTACTTGACTGAGAGCATCACCTGTCATTACCTGTGCGCATTATCtgtaatgagtgtctttttaTCCTGCAGCATcgttgtaaaatgcaatatttttaaCAAGCGTTATAACGCTATTGTTACCACATTTTGCTACTTCTTAATACTACgtacgtacagtcgaccaaaaaagtttacggaccacggggtctcagaaaaggctaaatatacgagcagcctttaaaagtagccagcAAAACCGTACATCACcatgttgttcgcatataccagtaaaggctggatATGGGAATACtaggctgcatttggaggctgcggagatattccgccttttgtcaggtctcttggtccgtaaacttttttggtcgactgtacatattcgatattcgattcgatattcgaagacagttttttgccttattcgtattcaattcgtattcgaaaattgaaatattcgcacacccctagtataTATAAATAGTTATAGGATCTGTTactgcagcttttggtagaaggctaacTCTCGCATTTTGTACGtatcttcataatgcgtacagtttgcgtacgcattacaaagtacaaagtactagcgctcatcaccccccccccccaaacatcGTATATAGTTTTCCTCGCAATAATACGGATGTTCGCATAACAAAAACACAGAATTCTGTCTGTTTCGTGCAAAACAGTGTAGCCACTGTATTAATACAGTAAAATGTCCACAAAGCTTTAAACGGAGAGAAATTTCTGTGTATTACGGGATATCAGGCcgatctctctctcttctttcaaataaattatatatatctCTCTTATTATATTGCTACATCGTTATCATTTTCTTCAGCAAGCAATCTTATGTCATTGGCTGTGACGGGCGATTCCTTTTCCAATGTTTCCTGCAAGATATCCCATAAATGTACAGCATCCCAACACTCTAGGAAAATGGCCAGTTGGCTAAGGCTTGTCACAGACTCGGCAGTCGAGTGATGGAAAAACATGGGTTCTCAATCAAGGTTTCAGTATGCAAATGATAGAAAAAGACTTGCTTTTTTTGTTAGTTCAGGGAGAGAAACCTTAAGCACTTGCTCTAAAGACATCATAAGTTAATGACCAGGCAAACTTAAACACAATTCAAAGAGACGAAACCTGAAATATGTGTCCCAGGGAATGAATAATTCCTTAGCCTTTGGCTGCGTCTTCAGAGGTAGCGCCAAGTATGAAGTTGAAAGAAAAAAGTATTTTGTTCCCAGAAGCACACGCACCTTTCtaaagtgaataaaaaaattcaccgaccattactttatttcctaatgcgaaatttgagtgcagctctatacttATTTTTTTAGGGAAAACATGTTTAGacgtgtagcagagtcggtaatcgTGGGAAATCTTATCTGCGGGTGAAGGACGTAGGCTTTTATACATTCCTTGTCGAATGGTTCCGGTCGAATCGCTGGTGCCATTTGGCTTCCGGAAAGTCCTACACAGTTCGCAACGCGCATACGCTCAGATTACGAAAAATTGGCTAACTATGACAAGCGAAACAAGCACGAAGGGTACCGAACCatgcaaaccaaacaagcgcaagCGGGAGCTGGCGTGGACAGACCATAGTAAGAAATTAAAGGTCCTGCTGAGACCAGATACAAGTACGCGTCGAGCCGTCAGGCGGGTCCTCATAAAACCGGTTTCCGCCATTAGtgtccgccattcgcggctcgcgtacTATATCGTATGCCGCTAGGTGTTCGTTCTTTCAGccttcgctgttgtgctcgttaGCTCGGTTACGCTGAGACCGACATTGACGCTCAcggcaggaacgggcgcctaggaaCTGCGCTGTGAAAATTCGGCAATGGGGGATTATCGAGTGTGGAGTTGTGTAATGGCAAGGAAGAAAACGTACATCGGCAACATCGGTAACGAACGCCTTGCTGCCTACATTATGTAAAGACTTCAAAATCTCACTTGAATGTATGAAGCAGCATGAGTTACTTCCCCTTAGGACCCGTCTAAAGTACACTTCATGTTAAAGCACTTCCACAAATGTGTTAAAGATTTCGTGAAAGTATAAAAATGTGAAATTCTGTTCAACCTTCATTTGAACTTGATCAGAGACAATGTCGTCCTGAGCGAGTTGGGGGCGAGAATTGGATGGAGTCACTGTGCACGGCACTCTATCGCGTAACCCCTCATGTGAGGGGAGTGTAAGGAACGCATAACTGCTTATTTGTCTTGACGGTGCCATTTTTGGTATCAGCCAACATATTTAGACGACACATACCTACGAGGGCGACTCACATTTTTGCCCAGCGGTACTTTTGGGTAGGCCGGCTTTTTTACCCCGTGCTATGTTCAGGATGGGGCTTTGAGTTTTCTGATGGCCCATTCTTGTGCGCTGTATGTGCATATTATTCTAAAATTTTAAACCACTTTTAAACGTCTATTTGTAAGAAAAGCGAGCCCTCACACGCCCTGTCACTCATTGAAATTGAATTGGGTTACTGCACGTTTAGATTTTGACTCATGTTTGCGCTAAACCCAGTAATACACACTATTTCACAATGGAGCAGCATCAAAGTATATCTCCGCACAAACAAAGGAGGCCAAAGGTGTTTTTTAAACGTGTACTGCGGAAGCTGAGCGTTTGATACGACGCCGTATACACGCGCTACCGATTTCGAAGTTTTTGCATTGTTAGTAGTCTGCAAAGTGCGATGACTAAACCACAGGCCGCCTGAAAAGAGCATCAAAACAACGCGGTACGACAAGGTCACCCGCCCATGTTCGCGATCGAAAAGTGAAGGTGACACGAAGGCTTGTCAGCCGAGCTGGCAGTTAGGTGAAGAGGTTCACTTTGATATTTAAAATAGTTAAAGTTTCTATTAATTTGTGGAACACATCTTCCACGTCGACATGTTCGTAATTAGGAAATGTACGAACAGCTGAAACACAGATGTATTTAAACCAATCACTTAAGGGGATCGGCTGCGTTAACTCAGGCGCGCTTCACCACAACACAAGAAGAGCGAGACAGTGTTGATAGGAGGGAAAGCTGTACTTAGCTGCTCCACGTTCTTTAGGACCTGTGGTTGCATGAAGCATGCCGAAACAAATGGCATGCGCGTTCACGTGCTTCATATAACAAAATAATGCCGCCTAACGCACCTGTAAGGAAGGTTGAAGTTATAATACGTCGGACTTACCTTTGCCCAAAGCCTTTCGCACTTTGCTGCTGCTTTTACGCAGATTGAAATTTTACAGTTTCGTGAAGCTTCCTTCACCTTGTGGGTTATAGTAAACCTTTAGTTTTCGATGTTATTTCTTAGATTAACCTTCACCTTACTAATTTTTTACCGACTGTTTCTTTCGGGAAGAGCGAGAACACTATTTCTTTCCTCCGACTTATGATAAGTTAAGCGGCTTCTATCGCTTTACTCCGAAAGCGGTTTCATTCTTCACGAGTTTTTTTGTGTGCTTCAGTCTGCATGAATGAGCGTCAGTGAAGTTTGGGATACTCATTGatgtactatcctttatttctttatttctttatgcaGGTATGTGTACGTGGCGAGAAATCCTTGGGACGTGTGTGTGTCGCTGTTTCACATGGTCACCAACCTCAGCGTCTACCGTTTCGAGGACGGCACGTTCGACGAGTTCTTTGAGTACTTCTTGAACAAGGACTTCGGATACGGCTCCTATTTTGACCACGTAGCCACGGGATACGCTCTCAGAGACAGGGCCAACGTACTCTTCCTCACTTACGAGCAGCTCAAGAGGGAGCCCCGCGAGACCGTACTAAAACTGGCACGCTTTCTTGGCGATCGCCATGCCAAGATTATAGAAGACGGTGAAAATGGCTTGCTATCCCGAATCTTAGAACTGTCTTCACCCAGCCAAATGAAGAGTGTCATTGTGATGAACTTGTGCAGCAAGGAGTGGGAGGTTATGATGACTAGAAATAACATGACCTGTAAGGACGGTTACGGTGGGGACTGCACAAAGTACGCCATTGTGAGGAATGCCCAAATTGGCGATTGGAAGA
It includes:
- the LOC135903251 gene encoding sulfotransferase 1C2-like — translated: MLRKRTGSMEQRGPFYQIVDGLPRCPNVDPVLVRKALNFKASKGDLVQWSFPKSGTHWVQYIIQLILNEGEGVENYDQFSKNTRPMEYVGVDDWRPALVLRCFVTHLQPQPEFINNDAKYVYVARNPWDVCVSLFHMVTNLSVYRFEDGTFDEFFEYFLNKDFGYGSYFDHVATGYALRDRANVLFLTYEQLKREPRETVLKLARFLGDRHAKIIEDGENGLLSRILELSSPSQMKSVIVMNLCSKEWEVMMTRNNMTCKDGYGGDCTKYAIVRNAQIGDWKNYFKPNQLQRFEAKIKAEGAKASFMDLWADIRKEALELAFS